In a single window of the Necator americanus strain Aroian chromosome X, whole genome shotgun sequence genome:
- a CDS encoding hypothetical protein (NECATOR_CHRX.G25816.T1): MKRNRTTTTSNSTGNPGTTTTSISRGIQERPRRAYQRKPLDDLDEHSTGNQGTTTTSISTGNPGTTTTTTSTETPGTTTTSISTGNPGTTPRTGTSNGNPEQDTSTETPGTTTTSNSTGNPGTTREHQGNPGTTTTSISTETPGTITSTTSTGSPGTTTTSISTGNPGTTTKSRNDHDKHLNGKSRNDHDDISTERFRKNDTTSISTGNPGTTTTTTSTETPGTTTTSISTGNPGTTTTSISTGNPGTHSGTTYDEHLNGESRNDHDEHLNGESRNDHDDHIN; this comes from the coding sequence ATGAAACGGAAccgaacgaccacgacgagcaactcaacggggaatccaggaacgaccacgacgagcatctcaaggggaatccaggaacgaccacgacgagcatatCAACGGAAACCCCTGGACGACCTCGACGAGCACTCAACGGGGAACCagggaacgaccacgacgagcatctcaacggggaatccaggaacgaccacgacgaccacatcaactgaaacccctggaacgaccacgacgagcatctcaacggggaatccaggaacgacaCCACGAACAGGAACATCCAACGGGAATCCGGAACAAGACACATCAACGGAGACCCctggaacgaccacgacgagcaactcaacggggaatccagggaCGACCAGAGAGCATCAGGGGAATCCAGGAACaaccacgacgagcatctcaacggaAACTCCTGGAACCATAACCTCAACGACTTCAACGGGGAGTCCTggaacgacgacgacgagcatctcaacggggaatccaggaacgacgacgaaatccaggaacgaccacgacaAGCATCTCAACGGgaaatccaggaacgaccacgacgacaTCTCAACGGAAAGATTCAGGAAGAACGacacgacgagcatctcaacggggaatccaggaacgaccaccACGACCACATCAACTGAAACCCCTggaacgacgacgacgagcaTCTcgacggggaatccaggaacgaccacgacgagcatctcgacggggaatccaggaacaCACTCTGGAACGACCTACGACGAGCacctcaacggggaatccaggaacgaccacgacgagcatctcaacggggaatccaggaacgaccacgacgaccacatcaactga
- a CDS encoding hypothetical protein (NECATOR_CHRX.G25817.T1) yields the protein MVPGVSVDVVVVVVSGFPVEMIVVVVPGFPVEMLVVVVTGVSVDVAVVVVPGFPLEMLVVVVPGLPVEVVEVMVPGDSVEMLVVVVPGFPVEMLVVVVPGVSVDVVVVVVPGFPVEMLVVVVPGFPVEMLVVVVPGLPVEVVEVMVPGVSVDMLVVVVPGFPVDVVVVVVPGFPVEVLVEVVTGVSVDVVVVVVPGFPVEMLVVVVPGFPVEMLVVVVPGLPVEVVEVMVPGVSVDMLVVVVPGFPVDVVVVVVPGFPVEVLVEVVTGVSVDVVVVVVPGFLVEMLVVVVPGVSVDVVVVVVPGFPVEMLVVVVPGFPVEVLVEVVTGVSVDVVVVVVPGFPVEMLVVVVTGVSVDVAVVVVPGFPLEMLVVVVPGLPVEVVEVMVPGVSVDMLVVVVPGFPVDMLVVVVSGFPVEMLVVVAVVLDSP from the coding sequence ATGGTTCCAGGAGTTTCAGTTGATGTGGTTGTCGTGGTCGTttctggattccccgttgagatgATCGTTGTGGTtgttcctggattccccgttgagatgctcgtcgtggtcgttacAGGGGTCTCAGTTGATGTGGCCGTGGTGGTTGTTCCTGGATTCCCCcttgagatgctcgtcgtcgtcgttccAGGACTCCCCGTTGAAGTCGTTGAGGTTATGGTTCCAGGAGATtccgttgagatgctcgtcgtggttgttcctggattccccgtcgAGAtgctcgtcgtcgtcgttccAGGGGTTTCAGTTGATGTGGTCGTggtggtcgttcctggattccccgttgagatgctcgtcgtggtcgttcctggattccccgttgagatgctcgtcgtggtcgttccagGACTCCCCGTTGAAGTCGTTGAGGTTATGGTTCCAGGAGTTTCCGTTGatatgctcgtcgtggtcgttcctggattccccgttgatgtggtcgtcgtggtcgttcctggattccccgttgaggtGCTCGTCGAGGTCGTTACAGGGGTCTCAGTTGATGTGGTCGTCGTGGTtgttcctggattccccgttgagatgctcgtcgtggtcgttcctggattccccgttgagatgctcgtcgtggtcgttccagGACTCCCCGTTGAAGTCGTTGAGGTTATGGTTCCAGGAGTTTCCGTTGatatgctcgtcgtggtcgttcctggattccccgttgatgtggtcgtcgtggtcgttcctggattccccgttgaggtGCTCGTCGAGGTCGTTACAGGGGTCTCAGTTGATGtggtcgtcgtggtcgttcctggattcctcgttgagatgctcgtcgtcgtcgttccAGGGGTTTCAGTTGATGTGGTCGTggtggtcgttcctggattccccgttgagatgctcgtcgtggtcgttccaggattccccgttgaggtGCTCGTCGAGGTCGTTACAGGGGTCTCAGTTGATGTGGTCGTCGTGGTtgttcctggattccccgttgagatgctcgtcgtggtcgttacAGGGGTCTCAGTTGATGTGGCCGTGGTGGTTGTTCCTGGATTCCCCcttgagatgctcgtcgtcgtcgttccAGGACTCCCCGTTGAAGTCGTTGAAGTTATGGTTCCAGGAGTTTCCGTTGatatgctcgtcgtggtcgttcctggattccccgttgatatgctcgtcgtggtcgtttctggattccccgttgagatgctcgtcgtggtcgcaGTTGTTCTGGATTCGCCGTag
- a CDS encoding hypothetical protein (NECATOR_CHRX.G25815.T1) encodes MTTTTSISTEIQEHTPHQLKPERPRRATQRGIQERPRRASQRGIQERPRRASQRGIQGRPRPTNPGTTTTTTTETPTHTHLNGESRNDHDESQRGIQEPPRPHQLKPLERPRRAPQRGIQERPRRASQRNDHDEHLNGESRNDHDEINEPERPRRALDTQRGIQERPRRASQRGIQERPRRPHQLKPWNDHDEHLNGESRNTNDTQQLQRGILERPRRATQRGIQERPRRASQRGKSRRPDDHIN; translated from the coding sequence AtgacgaccacgacgagcatctcaacggaAATCCAGGAACACACACCACATCAACTGAAACccgaacgaccacgacgagcaactcaacggggaatccaggaacgaccacgacgagcatctcaacggggaatccaggaacgaccacgacgagcatctcaacggggaatccagggaCGACCACGACCAACGAATCCAGGAACAACCACGACGACAACAACTGAAACCCCAACACACACgcatctcaacggggaatccaggaacgaccacgacgaatctcaacggggaatccaggaaccACCACGACCACATCAACTGAAACCCctggaacgaccacgacgagcacctcaacggggaatccaggaacgaccacgacgagcatctcaacggaacgaccacgacgagcatctcaacggggaatccaggaacgaccacgacgaaaTCAACGAACccgaacgaccacgacgagcattggacactcaacggggaatccaggaacgaccacgacgagcatctcaacggggaatccaggaacgaccacgacgaccacatcaactgaaaccctggaacgaccacgacgagcatctcaacggggaatccaggaacaCCAACGACACTCAACAACTTCAACGGGGAATTctggaacgaccacgacgagcaactcaacggggaatccaggaacgaccacgacgagcatctcaacggggaaAATCCAGGAGACCAGACGACCACATCAACTGA
- a CDS encoding hypothetical protein (NECATOR_CHRX.G25813.T2) — protein MLVVVVPGFPVEMLVVVVPGFPVEMLVVVAPGVSVDVVVVVVPGFPVEMLVVVVPGFPVELLVVVVPGLPVEVVEVMVPGVSVDMLVVVVPGFPVELLVVVAPGVSVDVVVVVVPGFPVEGFVDVVVPGFPVELLVVVVPGLPVEVVEVMVPGVSVDVVVVVVPGFPVEMLVVVVPGFPVELLVVVVPGFPVEMLVVVVPGVSVDVVVVVVPGFPVEMLVVVFRSVECRRGRPGFPVEMLRRGRSWIPR, from the exons atgctcgtcgtggtcgtccctggattccccgttgagatgctcgtcgtggtcgttcctggattccccgttgagatgctcgtcgtggtcgctCCAGGAGTTTCAGTTGATGtggtcgtcgtggtcgttcctggattccccgttgagatgctcgtcgtggtcgtccctggattccccgttgagttgctcgtcgtggtcgttccagGACTCCCCGTTGAAGTTGTTGAGGTTATGGTTCCAGGAGTTTCCGTTGatatgctcgtcgtggtcgttcctggattccccgttgagttgctcgtcgtggtcgctCCAGGAGTTTCAGTTGATGTGGTTGTCGTGGTCGtccctggattccccgttga GGGTTTCGTTGATGTGGTCGtccctggattccccgttgagttgctcgtcgtggtcgttccagGACTCCCCGTTGAAGTTGTTGAGGTTATGGTTCCAGGAGTTTCCGTTGATGTGGTtgtcgtggtcgttcctggattccccgttgagatgctcgtcgtggtcgtccctggattccccgttgagttgctcgtcgtggtcgttcctggattccccgttgagatgctcgtcgtggtcgttccagGAGTTTCAGTTGATGTGGTCGTGGTGGTCGtccctggattccccgttgagatgctcgtcgtggtcttCCGTTCCGTTGAGTGTCGTCGTGGTcgtcctggattccccgttgagatgcttcgtcgtggtcgttcctggattccccgttga
- a CDS encoding hypothetical protein (NECATOR_CHRX.G25813.T1): MLVVVVPGFPVEMLVVVVPGFPVEMLVVVAPGVSVDVVVVVVPGFPVEMLVVVVPGFPVELLVVVVPGLPVEVVEVMVPGVSVDMLVVVVPGFPVELLVVVAPGVSVDVVVVVVPGFPVELLVVVVR; encoded by the coding sequence atgctcgtcgtggtcgtccctggattccccgttgagatgctcgtcgtggtcgttcctggattccccgttgagatgctcgtcgtggtcgctCCAGGAGTTTCAGTTGATGtggtcgtcgtggtcgttcctggattccccgttgagatgctcgtcgtggtcgtccctggattccccgttgagttgctcgtcgtggtcgttccagGACTCCCCGTTGAAGTTGTTGAGGTTATGGTTCCAGGAGTTTCCGTTGatatgctcgtcgtggtcgttcctggattccccgttgagttgctcgtcgtggtcgctCCAGGAGTTTCAGTTGATGTGGTTGTCGTGGTCGtccctggattccccgttgagttgctcgtcgtggtcgttcgtTGA
- a CDS encoding hypothetical protein (NECATOR_CHRX.G25812.T1) encodes MVPGVSVDVVVVVVPGFPVEMLVVVVPGFPVELLVVVVPGFPVEMLVVVVPGVSVDVVVVVVPGFPVEMLVVVFRSVECRRGRPGFPVEMLRRGRSWIPR; translated from the coding sequence ATGGTTCCAGGAGTTTCCGTTGATGTGGTtgtcgtggtcgttcctggattccccgttgagatgctcgtcgtggtcgtccctggattccccgttgagttgctcgtcgtggtcgttcctggattccccgttgagatgctcgtcgtggtcgttccagGAGTTTCAGTTGATGTGGTCGTGGTGGTCGtccctggattccccgttgagatgctcgtcgtggtcttCCGTTCCGTTGAGTGTCGTCGTGGTcgtcctggattccccgttgagatgcttcgtcgtggtcgttcctggattccccgttga
- a CDS encoding hypothetical protein (NECATOR_CHRX.G25814.T1) produces the protein MLVVVVSGFPVEMLVVVVPGFPVELLVVVVPGLRWSLRFGVRFVDAVVVSLLSCGVGVEMLVVVVPGFPVEMLVVVVPGVSVDVVVVVVPGFPVEMLVVVVPGFPVEMLVVVVPGFPVEVVEVMVPGVSVDVVVVVVPGFPVEMLVVVVPGFPVEVLVVVVPGVSVDVVVVVVPGFPVELLVVVVPGSV, from the coding sequence atgctcgtcgtggtcgtttctggattccccgttgagatgctcgtcgtggtcgtccctggattccccgttgagttgctcgtcgtggtcgttccagGGCTCCGTTGGTCGTTGAGGTTTGGCGTCCGGTTCGTTGATGCTGTGGTGGTTTCGTTGTTGTCGTGTGGTGTCGgcgttgagatgctcgtcgtggtcgttcctggattccccgttgagatgctcgtcgtggtcgttccagGAGTTTCAGTTGATGTGGTCGTGGTGGTCGtccctggattccccgttgagatgctcgtcgtggtcgtccctggattccccgttgagatgctcgtcgtggtcgtccctggattccccgttgaagTCGTTGAGGTTATGGTTCCAGGAGTTTCAGTTGATGTGGTCGTggtggtcgttcctggattccccgttgagatgctcgtcgtggtcgttcctggattccccgttgaggtgctcgtcgtggtcgttccagGGGTCTCAGTTGATGtggtcgtcgtggtcgttcctggattccccgttgagttgctcgtcgtggtcgttcctgggTCCGTTTAG
- a CDS encoding hypothetical protein (NECATOR_CHRX.G25814.T2), which yields MLVVVVPGFLVEMLVVVVSGFPVEMLVVVVPGFPVELLVVVVPGLRWSLRFGVRFVDAVVVSLLSCGVGVEMLVVVVPGFPVEMLVVVVPGVSVDVVVVVVPGFPVEMLVVVVPGFPVEMLVVVVPGFPVEVVEVMVPGVSVDVVVVVVPGFPVEMLVVVVPGFPVEVLVVVVPGVSVDVVVVVVPGFPVELLVVVVPGSV from the coding sequence atgctcgtcgtggtcgtccCTGGATTCCtcgttgagatgctcgtcgtggtcgtttctggattccccgttgagatgctcgtcgtggtcgtccctggattccccgttgagttgctcgtcgtggtcgttccagGGCTCCGTTGGTCGTTGAGGTTTGGCGTCCGGTTCGTTGATGCTGTGGTGGTTTCGTTGTTGTCGTGTGGTGTCGgcgttgagatgctcgtcgtggtcgttcctggattccccgttgagatgctcgtcgtggtcgttccagGAGTTTCAGTTGATGTGGTCGTGGTGGTCGtccctggattccccgttgagatgctcgtcgtggtcgtccctggattccccgttgagatgctcgtcgtggtcgtccctggattccccgttgaagTCGTTGAGGTTATGGTTCCAGGAGTTTCAGTTGATGTGGTCGTggtggtcgttcctggattccccgttgagatgctcgtcgtggtcgttcctggattccccgttgaggtgctcgtcgtggtcgttccagGGGTCTCAGTTGATGtggtcgtcgtggtcgttcctggattccccgttgagttgctcgtcgtggtcgttcctgggTCCGTTTAG